One window of the Carnobacterium maltaromaticum DSM 20342 genome contains the following:
- a CDS encoding LTA synthase family protein: MKPKKIYFKKIKVHELKKEKKLLSSKVDATILILLFLGSALINNAILQLFQNNLDWDLVNKFIFEWHTILFLLGSSVIFIFTLWLYAILGNRYLTVGLTFLISLGLGVATWQKMINRSEPLYPSELSMIKELSFMVSMIESKVVLGFLLIVLVVMALAYVFTCLQTRFIIKYNRHKSYLIRFILFITTSFLLVYIANFNQPGNLLKKAYDPNAYWIPYSQQMNYYNNGFIGGFLFNLKVEAMAEPKGYSKEKIAELTQKYQEIAEEINQNRSGPIKNTNIIYIMNESFSDPLALNGMEIAKDPIPLTRHLMENNRSGSILSQGYGGGTANIEFEALTGFSMEPMNPQLTTPYTQLLAKVPNFPSIVSYLNEQNYQTTAIHPYNTSMYKRQNVYQSLGFQNFINEDTMKNTEKMESNPYISDKAAYQEVLETLEASKDSNFIHLVTMQNHMPYGSKYVSSEYEVSGTENDQITSNYLKDLSYSDQALDNFIKQIDQLAEPTIVIFWGDHLPSVYGDVIFNQNSLDKMHETPLLIYSNVNKKDKELGMISPIYFAPELLEVANADITGFYALLNQLQSNLPAFEKEMYLEKNAEKMKKSVNELSQETQALLADYYMIQYDITTGKKYSLQTNLFAHNK, encoded by the coding sequence ATGAAACCAAAAAAAATCTATTTTAAAAAAATTAAAGTACATGAATTAAAAAAAGAGAAGAAATTATTATCCAGCAAAGTAGATGCGACAATTCTGATTTTATTATTCCTCGGTTCGGCTTTAATAAATAATGCTATTTTACAGCTTTTTCAAAATAACCTAGATTGGGACTTAGTTAATAAATTTATCTTCGAATGGCACACAATCTTATTTCTATTGGGAAGTAGTGTTATTTTCATTTTCACTTTATGGTTATATGCTATTTTAGGTAATCGTTATTTAACGGTAGGGTTAACGTTTTTAATTAGTTTAGGACTAGGTGTCGCCACGTGGCAAAAAATGATTAATCGAAGCGAACCTTTGTACCCATCAGAATTGAGTATGATTAAAGAACTAAGTTTTATGGTGAGTATGATTGAGAGCAAAGTGGTGCTAGGCTTCCTATTAATTGTCTTAGTTGTCATGGCTTTGGCTTACGTTTTTACTTGCCTACAAACTAGATTCATAATTAAATATAATCGTCACAAAAGCTATTTGATTCGATTTATTTTATTTATCACTACAAGTTTTTTACTTGTTTATATTGCTAATTTTAATCAGCCAGGGAATCTTTTGAAAAAAGCATATGACCCAAATGCTTATTGGATTCCTTATAGCCAACAAATGAATTATTATAATAATGGCTTTATAGGTGGTTTTTTGTTTAACCTAAAAGTGGAAGCAATGGCAGAACCAAAAGGATATTCAAAAGAAAAAATTGCAGAATTAACTCAGAAATATCAAGAAATTGCTGAAGAAATAAATCAAAATCGTAGTGGACCAATAAAAAACACGAATATTATTTATATTATGAATGAAAGTTTTTCTGATCCCTTAGCGCTTAATGGAATGGAAATAGCAAAAGATCCAATTCCGTTAACACGCCATTTGATGGAGAATAATCGTAGTGGTAGTATTTTATCGCAAGGCTATGGAGGTGGGACTGCAAATATTGAATTTGAGGCTTTAACAGGTTTTTCCATGGAACCGATGAATCCTCAATTAACAACTCCTTATACTCAGTTGTTAGCTAAAGTTCCAAATTTTCCTTCTATTGTTAGTTATTTAAATGAACAAAATTACCAAACAACGGCAATTCATCCTTATAACACGAGTATGTATAAACGTCAAAATGTGTATCAGAGTTTAGGTTTTCAAAATTTTATAAATGAAGATACCATGAAGAATACAGAGAAAATGGAAAGCAATCCTTATATTAGTGACAAAGCAGCTTATCAAGAGGTTTTGGAGACATTGGAAGCCAGTAAAGATTCTAATTTTATTCACTTAGTGACCATGCAAAATCATATGCCTTATGGATCAAAATATGTAAGTTCCGAATATGAGGTAAGTGGAACAGAAAATGATCAAATAACAAGTAATTATTTGAAAGATTTATCTTATAGTGATCAAGCGTTGGATAATTTTATTAAGCAAATTGATCAGTTAGCTGAACCTACTATTGTCATTTTTTGGGGGGATCATTTGCCAAGTGTTTATGGTGATGTAATCTTCAATCAAAATTCGTTGGATAAAATGCATGAAACACCATTGCTCATTTATTCAAATGTAAATAAAAAGGATAAAGAGCTAGGAATGATTAGTCCTATTTATTTTGCGCCTGAGTTATTAGAAGTAGCAAACGCAGATATAACTGGATTTTATGCTTTATTAAACCAACTTCAAAGTAACCTGCCTGCGTTTGAAAAAGAAATGTATCTTGAAAAAAATGCTGAAAAAATGAAAAAATCAGTTAATGAATTAAGTCAAGAAACGCAAGCCCTTTTAGCTGATTATTACATGATTCAATATGATATTACGACAGGAAAAAAATATAGCCTGCAAACGAATTTGTTTGCACATAACAAGTAA
- a CDS encoding TetR/AcrR family transcriptional regulator: protein MHYSAKKTDLRILRSKKMIFEAFVKLVKLKGYEAVTIQDIATEAMINRATFYAHFKDKNDLYDEVFSYALDTFTKILDSELLENGNQIQINKLEHMITEIFYVIRENRTFYLILTEGNSANSLKKKVHTLIEQRYAEIFNQLKITENDVEVPIDFIIDYMSSIFISMVHWWLTSESDFPPEQMAHLLIKLVGNGHLTVLGIEVIK from the coding sequence ATGCACTATTCAGCTAAAAAAACAGATTTACGCATCTTACGTAGCAAAAAAATGATTTTCGAGGCTTTTGTTAAATTGGTTAAATTAAAAGGTTATGAAGCCGTTACAATTCAAGACATTGCTACAGAAGCCATGATTAATCGAGCAACTTTTTATGCTCATTTTAAAGACAAAAATGATTTGTATGATGAAGTTTTTTCCTATGCTTTAGATACCTTTACTAAAATATTAGATTCTGAACTTTTAGAAAATGGCAACCAAATTCAAATAAACAAATTAGAACATATGATTACTGAAATTTTTTATGTAATTAGAGAAAATCGAACTTTTTATCTTATTTTAACTGAAGGTAATTCGGCTAACTCATTAAAAAAGAAAGTCCATACTCTGATAGAACAGCGATATGCTGAAATTTTTAATCAATTAAAAATTACTGAAAATGATGTCGAAGTTCCAATTGATTTTATCATTGACTATATGAGTTCTATTTTTATTAGTATGGTTCACTGGTGGCTAACTAGCGAAAGTGATTTTCCACCAGAACAAATGGCGCATCTCTTAATAAAATTAGTTGGGAATGGACATTTGACAGTTCTTGGGATTGAAGTTATAAAATGA
- a CDS encoding 2-hydroxyacyl-CoA dehydratase translates to MKKEIRGGIDVGSTTVKLVIIDELNTVLFSKYERHYSAIKEASCRILKDAYQVLGDCQLRLMITGSGGMGLAELLEIEFVQEVIACTRTVEELIPETDVVIELGGEDAKITFFDGALEQRMNGSCAGGTGAFIDQMASLLKTDAAGVNELAKNYQTIYPIASRCGVFAKTDIQPLINEGARVEDISASIFQAVVNQTIAGLASGRKIRGKVAFLGGPLFFMSELRNRFIETLNLKEEDVIFPDDPQLFVARGAAYFSEDKKLTTLNCLIEKIESAKPENLKPTDSLPPLFKNEAELEQFRTRHSQANINEKKLSDHKGVAFLGIDAGYTTTKITLINLAGDLLFKFYGNNEGQPLEKTIEILKTLYKQMPDDVFIGKTAITGYGEHLIKHALKIDIGEVETVAHYKAANRFQSDVDFILDIGGQDMKAMTIKQGVLSSIQLNEACSSGCGSFIETFAKSLNVPVAEFAEAAVHAKQPVDLGSRCTVFMNSKVKQVQKEGATVGDISAGLSYSVIKNALYKVIKIKRPEDLGKRIVCQGGTFYNEAVLRSFELISGCEVIRPNIAGLMGAYGCAILALEAYEEGNNSTILGVKELDLFNSKKEFTHCGLCENNCLMTVTFFSDGRQFTTGNRCERGARVKLNKSDKKVNLIDYKYKRLFSYKSLRKKEATRGVIGIPRVLNMYENYPLWHTFFTKLGFRVELSPRSNKKLYEQGMETIPSDTVCYPAKLAHGHIEALIKKDISAIFYPAVVFEQKEFSQAENNFNCPIVQSYPDVIRNNVDEIREGKVNYYNPYLNLANKESMIKVLFKTFESTDITLAEVTEALELGYQELEKFKLDIRNKGEETLLMLNLKNEKGIVLAGRPYQIDPEINHGVADVITQEGFHILTEDSISHLGDVANLRVVNQWVYHARLYAAANVVKKSPQLEMIQLNSFGCGLDAVTTDQVAEILEQAGKIYTVLKIDEGSNLGAIRIRIRSLKAAVKERSKMQFKTIDTSSISSEERIIFTKEMKKKHTLLMPMMSPIHQNGLFDIALQASGYNVAVLPELDKKAIDEGLKFVHNDACYPAIITIGQLIKALQSGNYDLDNVSVMMTQTGGGCRATNYIPLLRKALKDAGFSKIPVVSISMGNQGVESNPGFTYNLKMLKRILVAALYGDLFERVVYRTRPYEMKSGSVDDLHQKWLSAVKRNVKNGSMTEFNRTIKGIIKDFDTIPLTNEIKPRVGVVGEILVKYSPTANNDLVRLLEAEGAEVVVPDIIGFMNYSLYNQIWKYENMGVPYKTKLVSEVAIKLIELCEKPMDKLLRASDRFNGIDSIYDIAEGAEKVLSIGNQTGEGWFLTGEMIELLKAGLNNIVCMQPFGCLPNHVVGKGAIKELRRQYNNANITAIDYDPGVSVVNQLNRIRLMLSTANKNLAQDPESRKKRIKLR, encoded by the coding sequence ATGAAAAAAGAAATTCGTGGAGGAATTGATGTTGGTTCAACTACAGTGAAATTGGTAATTATCGATGAACTAAATACTGTTTTATTTTCCAAATATGAGCGACATTACTCGGCGATTAAAGAAGCAAGTTGCCGTATTTTAAAAGATGCTTATCAAGTCTTAGGGGATTGCCAATTAAGGCTAATGATTACTGGTTCAGGTGGAATGGGACTGGCCGAATTACTTGAAATTGAATTTGTTCAAGAAGTAATTGCTTGCACTAGAACTGTTGAAGAATTGATTCCAGAAACAGATGTCGTCATTGAATTAGGTGGAGAAGATGCAAAAATTACTTTTTTTGATGGTGCTTTGGAACAACGGATGAATGGAAGTTGTGCGGGGGGAACAGGTGCTTTTATTGACCAAATGGCAAGCCTGCTAAAAACTGATGCAGCAGGAGTAAATGAACTAGCTAAAAATTATCAAACAATATACCCAATTGCGTCTCGCTGTGGTGTTTTTGCTAAGACAGATATTCAGCCGTTAATTAATGAAGGAGCTAGAGTAGAAGATATTTCTGCGAGTATTTTCCAAGCAGTTGTCAATCAAACGATTGCTGGGCTAGCTTCTGGCCGGAAAATTCGTGGAAAAGTGGCTTTTTTAGGTGGTCCATTATTTTTTATGAGCGAATTAAGAAATCGATTTATAGAAACTTTAAATTTAAAAGAAGAAGACGTTATCTTTCCTGATGATCCACAGTTATTTGTAGCCAGAGGTGCTGCATATTTTTCGGAAGATAAAAAATTAACAACATTAAATTGTCTAATTGAAAAAATTGAATCAGCTAAACCTGAAAATTTAAAACCAACAGATAGCCTACCTCCATTATTTAAAAATGAAGCTGAATTGGAGCAATTTAGAACACGTCATAGCCAAGCTAATATTAATGAGAAAAAATTATCAGATCATAAGGGAGTAGCTTTTTTAGGTATTGATGCAGGTTACACTACAACTAAAATTACTTTAATAAATTTAGCTGGGGATCTTTTATTTAAATTTTATGGTAATAATGAAGGACAGCCTTTAGAAAAAACAATAGAGATATTAAAAACACTCTATAAACAAATGCCGGATGATGTTTTTATTGGTAAAACAGCAATTACCGGATATGGTGAGCATCTAATTAAACATGCGTTGAAAATAGACATTGGTGAAGTAGAGACAGTTGCTCACTACAAAGCTGCCAATCGTTTTCAATCAGATGTTGACTTTATTTTAGATATTGGTGGACAAGATATGAAAGCTATGACAATTAAGCAAGGTGTTCTTTCTTCAATTCAACTAAATGAAGCTTGTTCATCTGGATGTGGTTCTTTTATTGAGACTTTTGCTAAATCATTAAATGTTCCAGTTGCTGAGTTTGCTGAAGCAGCCGTTCATGCTAAGCAACCAGTAGATTTAGGTTCTCGCTGTACGGTTTTTATGAATTCTAAAGTTAAGCAAGTTCAAAAAGAAGGGGCAACTGTGGGGGATATTTCAGCTGGATTATCCTATTCGGTCATTAAAAATGCTTTATATAAAGTAATTAAAATCAAGCGTCCAGAAGACTTAGGCAAACGAATTGTTTGTCAAGGTGGGACTTTCTATAATGAAGCTGTATTACGTTCGTTTGAACTTATCAGTGGTTGCGAAGTTATTCGTCCGAATATAGCTGGTTTAATGGGAGCCTATGGTTGTGCTATTTTAGCCTTAGAAGCATATGAGGAAGGAAATAACTCGACAATTTTAGGCGTGAAAGAATTAGACCTATTTAATTCTAAAAAAGAATTTACTCATTGTGGATTATGCGAAAATAATTGTTTGATGACGGTGACTTTTTTTTCTGATGGTCGTCAATTTACAACAGGGAATCGCTGTGAGCGTGGGGCTAGAGTTAAGCTGAATAAATCTGATAAGAAAGTGAATTTAATTGATTATAAATACAAACGCTTATTTAGCTATAAATCATTGCGGAAAAAAGAAGCAACGCGTGGTGTGATAGGCATTCCTCGTGTTTTAAATATGTATGAAAACTATCCTTTATGGCATACTTTTTTTACTAAACTAGGCTTTCGTGTGGAGTTGTCGCCACGCTCAAATAAAAAATTGTATGAGCAGGGAATGGAAACTATTCCTAGTGATACCGTTTGCTATCCAGCTAAATTGGCTCACGGACATATTGAGGCTTTAATTAAAAAAGATATATCAGCTATTTTTTATCCAGCAGTTGTTTTTGAACAAAAGGAATTTAGTCAAGCGGAAAATAATTTTAATTGTCCCATTGTACAGTCTTATCCAGATGTAATCCGCAATAATGTTGATGAAATTAGAGAAGGAAAAGTAAATTATTATAACCCTTATTTAAACTTGGCTAATAAAGAATCAATGATAAAAGTATTATTTAAAACATTTGAATCAACTGACATAACACTAGCTGAAGTGACAGAAGCTCTTGAATTAGGTTATCAAGAATTAGAAAAATTCAAATTAGATATCCGTAATAAAGGCGAAGAAACACTTTTGATGTTGAATCTAAAAAATGAAAAAGGGATTGTTTTAGCAGGGCGTCCCTATCAAATAGATCCTGAAATTAATCATGGTGTTGCAGATGTTATTACTCAAGAAGGATTTCATATTTTGACAGAAGATAGTATTTCCCATTTAGGTGATGTTGCGAATTTACGGGTCGTAAATCAATGGGTGTATCATGCTAGACTATATGCGGCAGCTAACGTTGTGAAAAAATCTCCTCAACTTGAAATGATTCAGTTAAATTCTTTTGGTTGTGGATTAGATGCTGTTACAACAGATCAAGTTGCCGAAATACTTGAACAAGCTGGTAAAATATATACTGTTTTGAAAATTGATGAAGGGTCTAACTTAGGAGCAATTCGTATTCGTATTCGCTCGCTTAAAGCAGCTGTTAAAGAACGTAGTAAAATGCAATTTAAAACAATTGATACAAGTTCTATTTCTAGTGAAGAAAGAATCATTTTTACAAAAGAAATGAAAAAGAAGCATACTTTACTAATGCCAATGATGAGTCCTATTCATCAGAATGGATTATTTGATATAGCATTACAAGCATCAGGTTACAATGTTGCTGTGTTACCAGAATTAGATAAAAAAGCTATCGATGAAGGTTTAAAATTTGTTCATAATGATGCTTGCTATCCTGCGATTATTACTATTGGACAATTAATTAAGGCTTTGCAAAGTGGCAACTACGATTTAGATAATGTAAGTGTTATGATGACGCAAACGGGTGGTGGATGTCGTGCGACAAACTACATTCCATTACTAAGAAAAGCATTGAAAGATGCAGGATTTTCTAAAATACCTGTTGTCTCTATTTCAATGGGAAATCAAGGTGTGGAAAGCAATCCAGGATTTACTTATAATTTAAAAATGTTAAAGCGAATTTTAGTTGCTGCACTTTACGGAGATTTATTTGAAAGGGTTGTTTACCGAACTAGACCTTACGAAATGAAATCTGGTAGCGTTGATGATTTACACCAGAAATGGTTATCTGCCGTAAAACGAAATGTTAAAAATGGATCCATGACGGAATTTAATCGAACTATAAAAGGGATTATTAAAGATTTCGATACAATACCGTTAACAAATGAAATCAAACCACGTGTAGGGGTTGTTGGAGAAATATTAGTTAAATATTCACCGACAGCAAATAATGATTTAGTTCGCTTGTTAGAAGCTGAAGGAGCAGAAGTTGTAGTACCGGATATTATTGGATTTATGAATTACAGTTTGTATAACCAAATTTGGAAGTATGAAAATATGGGAGTTCCATATAAAACAAAGCTAGTTTCAGAAGTTGCGATTAAGCTAATTGAATTATGTGAGAAACCGATGGATAAACTATTACGTGCTTCTGATCGATTTAACGGAATTGACTCCATTTACGACATAGCAGAAGGAGCAGAAAAAGTTCTTTCAATTGGAAATCAGACTGGAGAAGGATGGTTTTTGACTGGTGAAATGATTGAGTTATTAAAGGCAGGCCTCAATAATATTGTGTGTATGCAACCTTTTGGCTGTTTACCTAACCATGTTGTAGGAAAAGGTGCAATCAAAGAATTGCGTCGTCAATATAATAATGCGAATATCACTGCAATTGACTATGATCCTGGTGTTTCTGTGGTCAATCAATTAAATCGGATTCGATTAATGCTTTCAACCGCAAATAAAAATCTGGCGCAAGATCCAGAATCCAGAAAGAAACGGATAAAATTAAGATAA
- the nagA gene encoding N-acetylglucosamine-6-phosphate deacetylase produces MSTKVLKHATIYTGEEKIEDGFVRFDKEVLAVGEMKDFIDAPHEEIIDAHGKIIVPGFIDIHSHGGYGWDAMDGNADEIDAMVKDMQKEGITSYFATTMTQSHENIAKAMVAIKEAAERNPVIQGIHLEGPFVSKVFKGAQPEEYIEVPDVEVFDEWNKLSGNRIRLVTYAPENSDASAFEEYCVEHNIVPSIGHSNATRAQLMDSKASHITHLYNAQRGLHHREPGVTGHAFLEENIYTEMIVDGYHIHPDMVKLAFMLKGPERIELITDSMRAKGMPEGESELGGQKVIVKDKQARLETGNLAGSVLEYQDAFRNMMAFTGCSIADVVKMTSVNQAREFGLTKKGAIEVGKDADMVIFDQELQLENTISLGKLIK; encoded by the coding sequence ATGAGTACAAAAGTATTAAAACACGCAACAATTTACACAGGAGAAGAAAAGATTGAAGACGGATTTGTACGATTTGACAAGGAAGTTCTTGCGGTTGGAGAAATGAAGGATTTCATTGATGCGCCACATGAAGAAATCATTGATGCTCATGGTAAAATTATTGTTCCAGGTTTTATTGATATTCATAGCCACGGTGGCTACGGCTGGGATGCAATGGATGGAAATGCAGATGAAATTGATGCAATGGTTAAAGACATGCAAAAAGAAGGGATTACCTCTTATTTTGCGACAACTATGACACAATCTCATGAAAATATTGCAAAAGCGATGGTAGCAATTAAAGAAGCTGCTGAGCGTAATCCAGTTATTCAAGGTATCCATTTAGAAGGTCCATTTGTTTCAAAAGTATTTAAGGGGGCTCAACCTGAGGAATACATTGAAGTACCGGATGTTGAAGTATTTGACGAATGGAATAAACTAAGTGGAAATCGAATTCGTTTAGTTACCTATGCACCTGAAAATAGTGATGCTTCAGCTTTTGAAGAATACTGTGTTGAACATAACATTGTGCCATCCATTGGCCACAGTAATGCAACTAGAGCTCAATTAATGGATTCAAAAGCTTCTCATATTACGCATTTATATAATGCACAAAGAGGCTTACATCATCGTGAACCAGGGGTTACCGGACATGCCTTTTTAGAAGAAAATATCTATACTGAGATGATTGTTGACGGCTATCATATCCATCCAGATATGGTGAAATTAGCCTTTATGTTGAAAGGTCCAGAACGAATTGAATTAATTACAGATTCAATGCGCGCTAAAGGAATGCCTGAAGGTGAAAGTGAACTAGGTGGACAAAAAGTTATTGTCAAAGACAAACAAGCACGTTTAGAAACCGGCAATTTAGCTGGTAGCGTTCTTGAATATCAAGATGCTTTCCGCAATATGATGGCCTTTACAGGTTGTTCAATTGCAGATGTAGTCAAAATGACATCAGTCAATCAAGCTCGTGAGTTTGGATTAACTAAAAAAGGTGCCATTGAAGTCGGAAAAGACGCAGATATGGTT